aATTCCAGGAATTTATCTCTACTAATAATGGATGACAAAATCTCATTAGAGGAGATCAGCAACATTTGATGGCAGCTCCTCAATCACCACATTATAGAACCTCTGGATGTCAAACAGCATCCTCTCATCATCCCTCGTCACAAAATTGATTGCAACACCTTTCCTCCCAAACCGTCCACCACGTCCAATTCGATGGAGATAGTTCTCTGGCTGTGTAGGGAGATCATAATTTATAACAAGGGACACTTGCTGGACATCAATGCCACGAGCCAAAAGATCAGTGGTGATTAGAACACGAGATGACCCAGATCGAAATTCACGCATTATGATATCTCTTGTGTTCTGGTCCATATCACCATGAGTGGCAGAGACTGTGTGGTCTCTACTCCGCATCTTGTCTGTCAGCCAATCAACCTTGCGTCTAGTGTTGACAAAAATAACACTTTGGGTAATGGCTAAGGTTTCATAAAGATCACAGAGTGTCTCAAGCTTCCATTCTTCCTTCTCCACATTGACATGAAACTGCTTTATACCCTCCAAGGTGAGCTCATCACGCTTCACAAGAATTCTAACAGGTTTGTTCATAAACTTCCTCGTGATCTCCAGAGCCTCAGGTGGCATTGTGGCAGAGAATACACCAACTTGAATTTTTGATGGCAGAAGCTGAAAAATATCATAGATCTGATGGAAAAAGCAGAAAAAAGATTAGCACAACAAATTTAACAGTAATAATACTACTAACCCCTAAACTAACTATAAACATGGTCCTAACAGTGGTTTGCATGATGCAAAGACCACACACAAGATGACCTAGCAGCAAATATATCCCACAATATATGTTTATGCATTTAGTAAATCTTTTTGGAACACCAGGTGCATTGaaagattaaataaataagtGCAAGATTGAGATGACAAGCTGCGAGACAAAAAACAAAGGAACAAAAGAATAACCTGATCCTTGAAACCACGTGAGAGCATTTCATCCGCCTCATCCAACACAAACATCCTGATGTAATCAGGACGAAGTGACTGTCTTCGCAGCATGTCAAATACACGACCAGGAGTGCCAACAACAACATGCACTCCACTTGATAGGATGCGTTGATCTTCACGGACACTGGTTCCACCAACACAAGCATGCACCTTGACACCGAGATAATCCCCAAGTGCTCGCATAACCTTTTCGATCTGTTGTGCAAGCTCCCGAGTGGGTGCCAGGACCAAGGCCTGGCATTCCACCAAAGCATAATCAAGTTGTTGGAGAATACCAGAACAGAAAGTTGCAGTTTTCCCTGTTCCAGATTGAGCCTGTTGAATCACATCAAGTCCCTTGCAGAAGGGAACAATTCCTCTCTGCTGGATTGCTGAGGGCTTCTCAAAACCTATAAAATCATCATTAGAACTTTAAGCATTTGACCCTCCTATGAAGTAAAGGAGCAAATGAGTAGATAGTAGATGGTACACATTCATGATGGCATGAATGCATATGCTTTCATGCTTCATCAATCATTTATAATTCAGTAGACAGTAGGCGGCCACTAGACACATGCACTAGATATAGGTCATCTTTAATTATTTACCAAATTAGAATGGAGAGAATTcaaaaccaaaataattaaaCTGGTTGTGGAAGCATATCATGTCCCCTTTTTTTAAGAGTGCAGCTATGTTACCTGCCTAAGATGTACCGGCCCATGCCCACCAATCGTAGCACTTACCATGTTATGCCAATTTTTATTCTCAGAGGACACTCACTCATTTTACCATTCAGTTTTATAAAACAAAATACAACCTTCTTAACTTTCAATAAACAATTTATAAGCATCAGCATAGAATCTTTACTTTTACTTAAATCAATAAAAGTCTACAATTCTGTTAAAAATGGAACACTGCTATCTAAACCAAAACTCATATTATCAAAGAAAAGTACCATAACAAGCttaaaagttaaaaatttgaaagaattaCAGTGTAGATCCCAGCATGTGCGCAAGTTTTACAAAATGAACCATAATATTTTGCATCACAACTCTCATCATCGCACTGTCATTTGGGGATTTTCAAGGTATTTATGCACTTTGGGTTTCAACTTGTCTTCTATGATTTGAGAAATAATTCAGCTAAATATATTATAGTAATATGAGTGTCACCAAAAGATGTACTGGGGAAGGGAAAAGGCCAAGAGGGAGTTTTCACTCCCAACAGAGACTAGTGTTTTACTTTCTCATGCGTCTTTCTCTTATCCTCACGTGAGGTGGGATAAAGGCAGCAGAAATTCAGCAGGTTAAGGAGCATTTCTCTTTTTTGAATGATTCTTAATAAATTCAACAAAGGGAAAGCAACCCATGTACCAAAGcacaaaaacaaaaaagaaaaattatctaATGCTGCATTACAACACAACCTAAGAGAAAATACAGAGGCATAATTATGTTTACCATATGCATAGATGCCCCTTAGAAGATTCTCTTGCAAACCCATAGAATCAAAACTATCATAAACTTCATCGTATGATGTGAAAAAATCCTCTCCTTCAGTTGTGAGTCTGTATCCATATCAAACCAAGAAAAATAAGATGTGTGTTCTACTCACAAACAAAAAATTTGACAGAAAAGGAAGCAATTCCAACTTGCAAGGAACCAAAAGAACTTACAATTCGTTCATTTTGGCATCATATTGTTTTGCATCAAATTGGGATCCTTCTGCTGCTAGTCCGGCCATGACTGCATGAACAACAGCACTTTACTCATATAGGGAAAAAAAATCCCACCCATAGCTTTCAAACAGGTAAAAAAAATGCCGAATTTTGTTTTTACACACACCTCAATTTACCAATTAAAGTTAGATGAGTTTCTAAATTCTATAAGAAGGATGAAACACAAAATCCAGTGTCATTATTCACACCAAATTCAATGACTACAACACCATTACCCACAAAAAGGACAACTTACTAATCAAATAACAGAAAAAAAATAGTGGAGCAGAACTGAGGTGAAGTAAATACAAGCATCGTAGTGAAAAGACCCAGCTTTCCCTAAAAGGCTCATAACCATTATTTTCGCAACATAGACTTGACGAAAATCAAAACAAAAACGCATTGCACCTAATAGTGAATTAGAACAAACTCAAATGAAAGCGCCACATCCACATAATTCCTGATAATAACAATTCAAAACCTCGCATCAATTACTCCCATAGCAACCTAGAGTTTTTctcaggaaagaaaaaaaaaagtcaaaaaaaaaaacaacaaatcATAAGTAGAGAATCTTATCAACTGCAGGAATCATAGAAAGGAAGGTAACAGGATTTGGATCAAAAGCGACCGCTAGATCGAAGATTAAAGGGGCTGGGGGAGAGAGCAAAACCTGATGATTGGCGATGaaagagtgaaattgaagaagagaGCTTTAGCTAGTTTGCTTGCTTGTTTCGGAAAGAGCAAATTAGGGTTTCCCAAACTCCTCGGATCTAAACCGTGGAGTTAAGAAAATCGAGAGCTTAACAACTGCAACAACAGCGAGCACGCTATGCTACGAGAGATTGCCAGCCGAGGGTTACATATATATAAac
The sequence above is a segment of the Hevea brasiliensis isolate MT/VB/25A 57/8 chromosome 11, ASM3005281v1, whole genome shotgun sequence genome. Coding sequences within it:
- the LOC110633611 gene encoding eukaryotic initiation factor 4A-14, whose amino-acid sequence is MAGLAAEGSQFDAKQYDAKMNELLTTEGEDFFTSYDEVYDSFDSMGLQENLLRGIYAYGFEKPSAIQQRGIVPFCKGLDVIQQAQSGTGKTATFCSGILQQLDYALVECQALVLAPTRELAQQIEKVMRALGDYLGVKVHACVGGTSVREDQRILSSGVHVVVGTPGRVFDMLRRQSLRPDYIRMFVLDEADEMLSRGFKDQIYDIFQLLPSKIQVGVFSATMPPEALEITRKFMNKPVRILVKRDELTLEGIKQFHVNVEKEEWKLETLCDLYETLAITQSVIFVNTRRKVDWLTDKMRSRDHTVSATHGDMDQNTRDIIMREFRSGSSRVLITTDLLARGIDVQQVSLVINYDLPTQPENYLHRIGRGGRFGRKGVAINFVTRDDERMLFDIQRFYNVVIEELPSNVADLL